In one Umezawaea sp. Da 62-37 genomic region, the following are encoded:
- a CDS encoding ABC transporter ATP-binding protein, whose translation MTASPVLRAEGVSREFGRGDTATQVLHDCHLEVHAGQIVAIVGKSGSGKSTFANCLSGLDRPTSGRITLLGHDLAELDEAAMARLRAEHIGFVLQKDNLVPTLNLEENVAAPLVMSGVKLSAALARARAALDEVGLSHRARSWPGQVSGGEAQRTAVARACVNEPAIVFADEPTGALDEENGLLVQELLRTMVKERGAATVIVTHDLDLAGGADVVATMTAGTLRTAGRVG comes from the coding sequence GTGACCGCGAGCCCAGTGTTGCGCGCCGAGGGAGTGAGCCGGGAGTTCGGCCGCGGCGACACCGCGACCCAGGTGCTGCACGATTGCCACCTGGAGGTCCACGCGGGTCAGATCGTGGCCATCGTCGGCAAGAGCGGCAGCGGCAAGTCCACGTTCGCGAACTGCCTGTCCGGGCTGGACCGGCCGACCTCCGGCCGGATCACCCTGCTCGGCCACGACCTCGCCGAGTTGGACGAGGCCGCGATGGCGCGGCTGCGGGCCGAGCACATCGGGTTCGTGCTCCAGAAGGACAACCTGGTCCCGACGCTCAACCTGGAGGAGAACGTCGCGGCCCCGCTGGTCATGTCCGGCGTGAAGCTGTCCGCGGCGCTGGCGCGGGCACGCGCCGCCCTCGACGAGGTCGGCCTCTCGCACCGGGCGCGCAGCTGGCCCGGCCAGGTCTCCGGCGGCGAGGCCCAGCGCACCGCGGTCGCCAGGGCCTGCGTGAACGAGCCCGCGATCGTCTTCGCCGACGAGCCGACCGGCGCGCTGGACGAGGAGAACGGCCTGCTCGTGCAGGAGCTGCTCCGCACGATGGTCAAGGAGCGCGGCGCGGCCACCGTGATCGTGACGCACGACCTCGACCTGGCGGGTGGCGCCGACGTCGTCGCCACCATGACCGCGGGCACCCTGCGCACGGCCGGGCGGGTCGGCTGA
- a CDS encoding acyl-CoA dehydrogenase family protein → MKFLQREHDTLEALLPGLDKALGAFLLSELEQRGGPGIAALRDAGGSGLLVPAEHGGVGASARDAVRCTRAIATRSPSVAVAATMHNFSVASLVTLAATSTGFEWLLLDAVARDKRMMSSAFAEGRTGQGVLTPTMVARRAEGGWLVSGSKKPCSLSSSMDLITASVALPDEDGGTALGIAVIPAGTPGISVRPFWDSIVLAGAESDEVVLDDVLVPDELMVKPVLDPETNLDDLNTTGLVWFTLLVSAVYLGTASALVSRLLESGRGDTGTRVDVVTDLEASAFALDRVAWAVDSGQSGNDTLADALTARYSMQRTIRRVVGTTVELLGGMAFVSSPDVALLAASVHALAFHPPGRTSTAAALDRYHAGHLLRID, encoded by the coding sequence GTGAAGTTCCTGCAACGCGAGCACGACACCCTGGAAGCGCTGCTTCCGGGACTGGACAAGGCTTTGGGCGCGTTCTTGCTGAGCGAGCTGGAGCAGCGCGGCGGGCCCGGTATCGCCGCGCTCCGCGACGCGGGCGGCTCGGGTCTGCTGGTGCCCGCCGAGCACGGCGGGGTCGGCGCGAGCGCGCGGGACGCCGTGCGCTGCACCCGCGCCATCGCCACCCGGTCGCCGTCGGTGGCCGTGGCGGCCACGATGCACAACTTCTCGGTGGCCAGCCTGGTGACCCTCGCGGCCACCAGCACCGGCTTCGAGTGGCTGCTGCTCGACGCGGTCGCCCGCGACAAGCGGATGATGAGCAGCGCGTTCGCCGAGGGCCGCACCGGGCAGGGCGTGCTCACGCCCACCATGGTCGCGCGCCGCGCCGAAGGCGGCTGGCTGGTCTCGGGCAGCAAGAAGCCGTGCAGCCTGTCGTCGTCGATGGACCTGATCACGGCGAGCGTGGCGCTGCCCGACGAGGACGGCGGGACCGCGCTGGGCATCGCGGTCATCCCCGCGGGCACGCCCGGCATCTCCGTCCGCCCGTTCTGGGACTCCATCGTGCTGGCGGGCGCCGAGAGCGACGAGGTCGTGCTCGACGACGTGCTGGTGCCCGACGAGCTGATGGTCAAGCCGGTGCTCGACCCGGAGACCAACCTCGACGACCTGAACACCACCGGGCTGGTCTGGTTCACCCTGCTGGTCTCCGCCGTCTACCTCGGCACGGCCAGCGCGCTGGTGTCCCGGCTGCTGGAGTCCGGCCGGGGCGACACCGGGACGCGGGTGGACGTGGTGACGGACCTGGAGGCGAGCGCGTTCGCGCTGGACCGGGTCGCGTGGGCGGTGGACTCCGGCCAGTCCGGCAACGACACCCTCGCCGACGCGCTCACCGCCCGGTACAGCATGCAGCGCACGATCCGGCGGGTCGTCGGCACGACCGTCGAACTGCTGGGCGGCATGGCCTTCGTGTCCTCGCCGGACGTCGCCCTCCTCGCGGCCAGCGTGCACGCGCTGGCGTTCCACCCGCCCGGCCGGACGTCCACCGCGGCCGCTCTCGACCGCTACCACGCCGGACACCTGCTCCGCATCGACTAG
- a CDS encoding aminotransferase class III-fold pyridoxal phosphate-dependent enzyme encodes MTTTQPAVPTQHELLDAFRTHLSSGRASLGEMFGGFWESTSHSASVHTSDGQRFVNCAGYGVFILGGTHPHVTEAVVAQVRANPLATRLLLEPVSAAAAKALADVCPPGLTKVHFVGSGTEATETAIKMARANGRRRLVTTVNGYHGKTLGALSVTARGVYQDSFQPLLPDVTAVPFGDVEAMEAALRDGPPACVIVEPVQGEGGVVFPPEGYLAELGRLRTEYGAFLVVDEILTGLGRLGRWWGHDPEAVTPDVMLVGKGLSGGVVPVAAAVATPEAYAPFDKDPFLHTSTFSAAPIAVAAAKAAIEAIIMEDAVAKSAKIGADLKRRIADAAALRCPHLVTEVRGEGLLIGVEMADPGLAGELVLELIDGRVLVNHSMNNSHVLRLTPPATISADELDQVATVFDSAFSVLAGRFPASR; translated from the coding sequence ATGACCACCACACAGCCAGCAGTCCCCACACAGCACGAGCTCCTCGACGCCTTCCGCACCCACCTGAGCAGCGGGCGCGCCTCCCTCGGCGAGATGTTCGGCGGCTTCTGGGAGTCCACCTCCCACAGCGCCTCCGTGCACACCTCCGACGGGCAGCGGTTCGTCAACTGCGCCGGGTACGGCGTGTTCATCCTCGGCGGCACCCACCCGCACGTCACCGAGGCCGTCGTGGCCCAGGTGCGCGCGAACCCGCTGGCCACCCGGCTGCTGCTGGAACCGGTGAGCGCCGCGGCCGCGAAGGCGCTGGCCGACGTGTGCCCGCCGGGGCTCACCAAGGTGCACTTCGTCGGCTCGGGCACCGAGGCGACCGAGACCGCCATCAAGATGGCCAGGGCCAACGGCAGGCGGCGGCTCGTCACCACCGTCAACGGCTACCACGGCAAGACGCTGGGCGCGCTCAGCGTCACGGCGCGCGGCGTGTACCAGGACTCGTTCCAGCCCCTGCTGCCCGACGTGACCGCCGTGCCGTTCGGCGACGTCGAGGCGATGGAGGCGGCGCTGCGCGACGGTCCGCCCGCCTGCGTGATCGTCGAACCCGTGCAGGGGGAGGGCGGCGTCGTGTTCCCGCCCGAGGGCTACCTCGCCGAACTCGGCAGGCTGCGCACCGAGTACGGCGCCTTCCTGGTGGTCGACGAGATCCTCACCGGTCTCGGGCGGCTCGGCCGCTGGTGGGGCCACGACCCCGAGGCCGTCACCCCGGACGTGATGCTGGTCGGCAAGGGCCTGTCCGGCGGCGTCGTGCCGGTGGCCGCCGCGGTCGCCACGCCGGAGGCGTACGCGCCGTTCGACAAGGACCCGTTCCTGCACACCTCCACGTTCTCCGCCGCCCCGATCGCGGTGGCCGCGGCCAAGGCCGCGATCGAGGCGATCATCATGGAGGACGCCGTCGCGAAGTCGGCGAAGATCGGCGCGGACCTCAAGCGCCGCATCGCCGACGCCGCCGCGCTGCGCTGCCCGCACCTCGTCACCGAGGTGCGCGGCGAGGGCCTGCTGATCGGTGTCGAGATGGCCGACCCCGGCCTGGCGGGCGAGCTGGTGCTGGAACTGATCGACGGGCGGGTGCTCGTCAACCACTCGATGAACAACTCGCACGTCCTGCGCCTGACCCCGCCCGCCACGATCTCGGCGGACGAGCTCGACCAGGTGGCCACCGTCTTCGACAGCGCGTTCTCCGTGCTCGCCGGGCGCTTCCCGGCGAGCCGGTGA
- a CDS encoding SRPBCC family protein gives MQIVRIEAIVPGRQAREVYDTVVDFGRYPELVEAVREVVTEPAAADGSVVSHWAVNFRNGVLRWTEVDTFDRVDLISRFTQTTGDFDAFEGEWTVRQDGGDVFVVFHAEFDFGVPTLASIIDPVAIRVLTESMKDILLGLFDGMVKFVPLALTAGVR, from the coding sequence ATGCAGATCGTCCGGATCGAGGCCATCGTGCCCGGCAGGCAGGCCCGTGAGGTCTACGACACCGTCGTCGACTTCGGCCGCTACCCCGAGCTGGTCGAGGCGGTGCGCGAGGTCGTGACCGAACCCGCCGCGGCCGACGGCTCCGTCGTCAGCCACTGGGCCGTGAACTTCCGCAACGGCGTCCTGCGGTGGACCGAGGTCGACACGTTCGACCGGGTGGACCTGATCAGCCGCTTCACCCAGACCACCGGCGACTTCGACGCGTTCGAGGGCGAGTGGACGGTGCGCCAGGACGGCGGCGACGTGTTCGTCGTCTTCCACGCGGAGTTCGACTTCGGCGTGCCGACGCTGGCCAGCATCATCGACCCGGTCGCGATCCGGGTGCTCACCGAGTCCATGAAGGACATCCTGCTCGGCCTCTTCGACGGCATGGTCAAGTTCGTGCCCCTCGCGCTCACGGCCGGCGTCCGGTGA
- a CDS encoding GMC family oxidoreductase encodes MTAPGHDYDVLVIGSGFSGAVTALRLTEKGYRVGVLEAGWRFEDSDFPKNSWRLRKYLFAPKLGMRGFQRLSRLGPLIVPTGAGVGGGSLVFANTLYEPGQGFYDDPHWSGIADWRAELAPHFDQARRMLGSAVNPTTTPTDRAMRAVADGMGAGATFRPLPVAVHFGPPEEVDDPYFGGAGPRRAGCRECGECLTGCRYGAKNTVVKNYLHLAERAGATVLPQTTVSSVRPLDESGAAGYAVHTVRTGAWFAGRTAKVITAEQVVFAAGAVGTQRLLHRLAGDGSLTRVSSRLGSLTRAPSDLLAAVAPKVTGDDYSTGVAATSSFYPDEDTLIQAGRYGRGSNSMGLATTPFVDADGTTPRWLRWLGLVARRPLAAARFLDVRRWSERSIIVFVVRRGAGTLTVSPRSGPRRGLTARRDPGALPTVNSELVGDVVRRTAEQIGGVPAGTLPGLAHVQVVLPFVGGCPIGDTPETGVVDPYHRLHGHPGLHVVDGSTVTADAGVNPSLTITAQAERAMAFWPNRGEPDPRPAPGSAYRRVEPVHPTSPAVPSHAPAALRSSRPADRTPSVAQKGS; translated from the coding sequence GTGACCGCCCCTGGGCACGACTACGACGTGCTCGTCATCGGGTCCGGGTTCAGCGGCGCGGTGACCGCGCTGCGGCTCACCGAGAAGGGCTACCGCGTCGGCGTCCTGGAGGCGGGGTGGCGCTTCGAGGACTCGGACTTCCCGAAGAACTCGTGGCGGTTGCGCAAGTACCTGTTCGCGCCGAAGCTCGGGATGCGCGGGTTCCAGCGCCTGAGCAGGCTGGGCCCGCTCATCGTGCCCACGGGAGCCGGTGTCGGCGGCGGCTCGCTGGTCTTCGCCAACACCCTCTACGAGCCGGGGCAGGGCTTCTACGACGACCCGCACTGGTCGGGCATCGCGGACTGGCGGGCCGAACTGGCGCCGCACTTCGACCAGGCGCGCCGGATGCTCGGCTCGGCCGTGAACCCGACCACCACGCCCACCGACCGCGCGATGCGGGCGGTCGCGGACGGGATGGGTGCGGGCGCCACGTTCCGCCCGCTGCCCGTCGCCGTCCACTTCGGACCGCCGGAGGAGGTCGACGACCCCTACTTCGGGGGAGCGGGGCCGCGCCGCGCGGGCTGCCGCGAGTGCGGCGAGTGCCTGACCGGCTGCCGGTACGGCGCGAAGAACACGGTCGTGAAGAACTACCTGCACCTGGCGGAGCGGGCCGGTGCCACCGTCCTGCCGCAGACCACCGTGTCCTCGGTGCGCCCGCTCGACGAGTCGGGCGCGGCGGGCTACGCGGTCCACACCGTGCGGACCGGCGCGTGGTTCGCGGGCCGGACCGCCAAGGTGATCACCGCCGAGCAGGTGGTGTTCGCCGCGGGCGCGGTGGGCACCCAGCGCCTGCTGCACCGGCTGGCGGGCGACGGTTCGCTCACCCGCGTCTCGTCGAGGCTCGGCAGCCTCACCAGGGCGCCGTCGGACCTGCTGGCCGCGGTCGCGCCGAAGGTCACCGGGGACGACTACAGCACGGGTGTCGCGGCCACCTCCTCGTTCTACCCGGACGAGGACACCCTCATCCAGGCGGGCCGCTACGGCCGCGGCTCCAACTCCATGGGCCTGGCCACGACCCCGTTCGTCGACGCCGACGGCACGACGCCGCGCTGGCTGCGCTGGCTCGGACTGGTGGCCCGGCGCCCGCTGGCCGCCGCCCGGTTCCTGGACGTGCGCCGGTGGTCCGAGCGGTCGATCATCGTGTTCGTCGTGCGCCGCGGCGCGGGCACGCTGACCGTGTCGCCCAGGTCCGGGCCACGGCGGGGCCTGACCGCGCGCCGCGACCCCGGCGCGCTGCCCACGGTCAACTCCGAGTTGGTCGGGGACGTCGTGCGCCGCACGGCGGAGCAGATCGGCGGCGTTCCCGCGGGCACGCTGCCGGGTCTGGCGCACGTGCAGGTGGTCCTGCCGTTCGTCGGCGGCTGCCCGATCGGCGACACCCCGGAGACCGGCGTCGTCGACCCCTACCACCGGTTGCACGGGCACCCCGGCCTGCACGTCGTGGACGGCTCGACCGTCACGGCCGACGCGGGCGTGAACCCGTCGCTGACCATCACGGCGCAGGCCGAGCGCGCCATGGCGTTCTGGCCCAACCGCGGCGAACCCGACCCCCGGCCCGCGCCGGGGTCCGCCTACCGGCGGGTGGAGCCGGTGCACCCGACGAGCCCCGCCGTGCCCTCGCACGCGCCCGCCGCCCTGCGCTCGTCCCGTCCCGCCGACCGGACGCCATCCGTTGCCCAGAAGGGGAGTTAA